From the Nitrobacter hamburgensis X14 genome, one window contains:
- a CDS encoding site-2 protease family protein has translation MSGISLYTLSVWVLPLVIAITFHEAAHGFVAHRLGDNTAWQLGRVSFNPLKHIDPFGTVILPGILLLTHAPFLFGYAKPVPVNFRNLSHPRIDMVWVALAGPVTNILLALLAALAFHGLGLIPDNSVQWVADNLKNALIINVILAVFNMLPIPPLDGGRVAVGLLPNGLAVPLSRLEPYGLLILVGVLLLLPMLGSQLGLNLDVISTIVRTVTGFVIQLLLLVTGNL, from the coding sequence TTGTCGGGCATTTCACTCTACACGCTGTCGGTCTGGGTGCTGCCGCTCGTCATCGCGATCACCTTTCATGAAGCCGCGCACGGATTCGTCGCGCATCGGCTGGGCGACAACACCGCCTGGCAACTCGGCCGCGTCAGCTTCAATCCGCTCAAGCATATCGATCCCTTCGGCACGGTGATATTGCCGGGGATTCTGCTGCTGACGCACGCGCCGTTCCTGTTCGGCTACGCAAAACCTGTGCCGGTGAACTTCCGAAATTTGAGCCATCCCCGCATCGACATGGTCTGGGTGGCGCTCGCCGGACCCGTCACCAATATTTTGCTGGCACTGCTCGCGGCACTGGCATTTCACGGGCTCGGCCTGATCCCGGACAACAGCGTGCAATGGGTCGCCGACAACCTGAAGAACGCGCTGATCATCAATGTCATTCTTGCGGTGTTCAACATGCTGCCGATCCCGCCATTGGACGGCGGACGGGTCGCGGTCGGCCTGCTGCCGAATGGTCTGGCGGTCCCGCTCTCCCGTCTGGAACCCTACGGACTGCTGATCCTCGTCGGCGTCCTCCTGCTGCTACCGATGCTCGGCAGCCAGCTCGGTCTCAATCTTGACGTGATCTCCACCATCGTGAGAACAGTCACCGGTTTTGTGATACAGCTTCTGCTGCTGGTCACCGGCAATCTATGA
- a CDS encoding JmjC domain-containing protein — MNASEPAPVIAAANDVLRRDFPLKPFAIQHKLAGHPLLTLPRIAQLAAELPRDLIEYNSGKVAISQDPDAIPTVDLDPVEVVERIETAGAWMVLKHVENSPEYRRLMEDALLSVARARGFTNLRDAGFEQIEGFLFVSSPNSTTPFHLDSEDNFFVQIHGEKFFTVYDNSDRSLVSDDAIERAMTKHRNLKFDDSFAGRGTEFHMFGGDGCFVPYQWPHWVRTAGSHSISLAITWKTREVRRVNDLHFFNSMLRRLGWPQKPPGAQPAFDALKLAFYRTVTTALRPLRGSMTMRRILRRIALGKRANYYLKDA, encoded by the coding sequence ATGAACGCCTCTGAACCGGCGCCGGTCATCGCCGCGGCCAACGATGTGCTTCGGCGAGACTTCCCGCTCAAGCCGTTCGCGATCCAGCACAAGCTTGCGGGGCATCCGCTGCTGACACTGCCGCGCATCGCGCAGTTGGCTGCCGAGTTGCCGCGCGACCTGATCGAGTACAATTCCGGCAAGGTCGCAATCAGCCAGGACCCCGATGCGATCCCGACGGTCGACCTCGATCCGGTCGAGGTGGTGGAGCGGATCGAGACCGCCGGCGCCTGGATGGTACTGAAACACGTGGAGAACTCGCCGGAGTATCGCCGCCTGATGGAGGATGCGCTGCTTTCGGTCGCGCGCGCCCGCGGCTTCACTAACCTGCGCGACGCTGGCTTCGAGCAGATCGAGGGCTTTCTGTTCGTGTCCTCGCCGAATTCCACCACGCCGTTCCATCTCGACAGCGAGGACAACTTCTTCGTCCAGATCCACGGCGAAAAATTCTTCACGGTTTACGACAACAGTGATCGCAGTCTCGTATCCGATGACGCGATCGAGCGTGCAATGACAAAACATCGCAATCTGAAATTCGACGATAGTTTCGCGGGCCGCGGCACCGAATTCCACATGTTCGGCGGCGACGGCTGCTTTGTGCCTTACCAGTGGCCGCATTGGGTGCGTACCGCCGGGTCGCACTCGATCTCGTTGGCCATCACCTGGAAGACGCGGGAGGTTCGCCGCGTCAACGATCTGCACTTCTTCAATTCCATGCTGCGCCGCCTCGGCTGGCCGCAGAAGCCGCCGGGCGCGCAGCCCGCGTTCGATGCGCTCAAGCTGGCGTTCTATCGTACGGTGACGACGGCGCTCCGGCCGTTGCGCGGCTCAATGACGATGCGGCGAATCCTGCGTCGCATCGCACTCGGCAAGCGGGCGAACTATTATCTGAAAGACGCCTAG
- a CDS encoding GNAT family N-acetyltransferase produces the protein MVDMVNWAPVRRPSMSEFAARPPRSATRRGAAALASIDIDQWRTLADRAVEPNAYHLADWQLPLDASARDRTDASALTAHDGSSAASGAGALIGLIPVISAWRAYRLPLPVLVSADPYGTLCTPLLDRGLANEAATTLLREARAIGQRALILRNVALDGAAMKALTAALEHDGIRPHTLHGHVRACLDATREPDELLRDALGVKKLKELRRQRNRLADHGEVSFQVARAPGDVAQALETFLALEASGWKARCGTALLQHGGDAAFIRRAAPALAERDQCEIVTLRAGPTPVAAAIVLRHQDRAFYFKLGVDENFAKFSPGVQLTLDLTRHLCADPAITLADSTANPGHPMIDPIWRGRLAIGDVLIPLRRRDPAIPLARAAVALRRLARVAVHRAVHVIRKRRERNA, from the coding sequence ATGGTCGATATGGTCAATTGGGCTCCGGTTCGTCGTCCATCGATGAGCGAGTTCGCGGCGCGCCCGCCCCGGAGCGCAACACGCCGCGGGGCCGCGGCACTCGCCTCAATCGACATCGACCAATGGCGAACGCTTGCCGACCGCGCTGTCGAGCCGAACGCCTACCACCTCGCCGACTGGCAGCTTCCGCTCGACGCATCGGCGCGCGACCGGACCGATGCATCCGCGCTGACGGCGCATGACGGCTCATCCGCGGCGTCCGGTGCCGGCGCTCTCATCGGCCTCATCCCCGTGATCTCCGCCTGGAGAGCCTACCGACTTCCGTTGCCCGTTCTGGTCAGCGCCGATCCCTATGGAACCCTCTGCACTCCGCTGCTCGACCGCGGCCTCGCCAATGAAGCCGCGACGACGCTGCTGCGCGAGGCACGCGCCATCGGCCAACGCGCGCTGATCCTGCGCAACGTCGCGCTCGACGGCGCGGCCATGAAGGCCCTCACAGCAGCGCTTGAACATGACGGCATCAGGCCGCATACGCTGCATGGCCATGTGCGGGCCTGCCTCGACGCAACACGCGAGCCGGATGAACTGCTGCGGGATGCGCTCGGCGTCAAGAAGCTCAAGGAGTTGCGCCGCCAGCGCAATCGGCTTGCGGACCATGGCGAGGTTTCGTTTCAGGTCGCGCGTGCTCCCGGCGATGTTGCACAAGCGCTCGAAACCTTCCTTGCGCTGGAAGCCAGTGGCTGGAAGGCGCGGTGTGGGACCGCATTGCTCCAGCATGGCGGCGATGCAGCCTTCATCCGCCGCGCGGCGCCGGCGCTTGCCGAACGAGATCAGTGCGAAATCGTAACCCTGCGCGCAGGCCCGACCCCGGTGGCGGCGGCTATCGTGTTGCGTCATCAAGACCGCGCGTTCTATTTCAAGCTCGGCGTCGACGAAAATTTCGCGAAGTTTTCACCCGGTGTGCAGTTGACGCTCGATCTCACGCGGCACCTCTGCGCCGACCCGGCGATTACACTGGCGGATTCCACGGCAAACCCGGGTCATCCGATGATCGACCCGATCTGGCGCGGTCGGCTTGCGATCGGCGATGTGCTGATCCCGCTTCGACGCCGCGACCCTGCCATTCCACTTGCAAGGGCGGCGGTCGCGCTGCGCCGGCTAGCGCGCGTAGCCGTGCACCGCGCCGTTCATGTTATCCGCAAACGCCGGGAGAGAAATGCATGA
- a CDS encoding PilZ domain-containing protein: MTEKRMTARSRVLKAGTIEVHGGAIDCTVRNLSQDGAALDVASPVGIPDEFTLLMPADHKRHQCRVIWRKEKRIGVRFR; encoded by the coding sequence ATGACTGAAAAACGGATGACGGCGCGGAGCCGTGTTCTGAAGGCCGGGACCATTGAGGTCCACGGCGGCGCGATCGACTGTACCGTCCGTAACCTGTCGCAGGACGGCGCGGCGCTGGACGTTGCCAGTCCGGTCGGCATCCCGGACGAGTTCACGCTTCTCATGCCGGCCGACCATAAACGACACCAATGTCGCGTGATCTGGCGCAAGGAAAAGCGGATCGGTGTCAGGTTTCGCTAA
- the secE gene encoding preprotein translocase subunit SecE, with the protein MAFSPFKFLQEVRTETAKVTWPSRRETTVTTIMVFVMVALASLFFFFTDQIIRIFITFVLGLH; encoded by the coding sequence ATGGCTTTCAGCCCGTTCAAATTCTTGCAGGAAGTGCGCACGGAGACCGCCAAGGTCACCTGGCCGTCCCGTCGCGAGACCACGGTCACGACGATCATGGTGTTCGTGATGGTGGCGCTGGCGTCGCTCTTCTTCTTCTTCACGGATCAGATTATCCGCATTTTCATCACGTTCGTGCTCGGCCTTCATTAA
- the nusG gene encoding transcription termination/antitermination protein NusG: MSMRWYIVHAYSNFEKKVLESIREQAKQRGLEDLFEQVLVPTEKVTEIRRGRKVDAERKFFPGYVLVKMNLTDEAFHLIKNTPKVTGFLGAENKPMPISEAEAMRILHQVQEGVERPKASVSFEIGENVRVADGPFASFSGVVEEIDEARSRVKVAVSIFGRATPVELEFGQVEKV; this comes from the coding sequence ATGAGCATGCGCTGGTACATCGTCCACGCCTATTCGAACTTCGAAAAGAAGGTGCTGGAATCGATCCGCGAGCAGGCCAAGCAGCGGGGGCTCGAGGATCTCTTCGAGCAGGTGCTGGTGCCGACCGAGAAAGTCACCGAAATCAGGCGCGGCCGCAAGGTCGATGCCGAGCGCAAGTTTTTCCCGGGTTACGTTCTGGTGAAGATGAACCTCACCGACGAGGCGTTCCATCTCATCAAGAACACTCCGAAAGTCACGGGCTTCCTCGGCGCCGAGAACAAGCCGATGCCGATTTCGGAAGCCGAGGCCATGCGCATCCTGCACCAGGTGCAGGAAGGTGTGGAGCGGCCCAAGGCGTCGGTGTCGTTCGAGATCGGCGAGAACGTCCGTGTGGCCGACGGCCCGTTCGCGTCGTTCTCCGGCGTGGTGGAAGAAATCGACGAGGCGCGCTCGCGCGTGAAGGTCGCGGTGTCGATCTTCGGCCGTGCAACGCCGGTCGAACTGGAGTTCGGTCAGGTCGAGAAGGTGTAA
- the rplK gene encoding 50S ribosomal protein L11 has protein sequence MAKKVTGYLKLQVPAGAANPSPPIGPALGQRGLNIMEFCKAFNAQTQKEEKNTPIPVVITIYADRSFTFEMKTPPMAYFLKQAAKIQSGSKAPGRDSAGQVTKAQVREIAEKKMKDLNCDTVEAAMSMVEGSARSMGLQVAE, from the coding sequence ATGGCAAAGAAAGTGACCGGATACCTGAAATTGCAGGTGCCGGCCGGTGCGGCGAACCCGTCGCCACCGATCGGTCCCGCGCTCGGTCAGCGCGGTCTCAACATTATGGAATTCTGCAAGGCGTTCAATGCCCAGACGCAGAAGGAAGAAAAGAACACCCCTATCCCGGTGGTGATCACGATCTATGCCGATCGATCCTTCACCTTCGAGATGAAGACCCCGCCGATGGCCTACTTCCTCAAGCAGGCGGCGAAGATCCAGTCCGGATCGAAGGCGCCGGGCCGTGATTCCGCTGGCCAGGTGACCAAGGCGCAGGTGCGCGAGATCGCCGAGAAGAAGATGAAGGACCTCAATTGCGACACCGTCGAAGCGGCCATGAGCATGGTCGAGGGGTCTGCCCGCTCGATGGGCCTTCAGGTGGCGGAGTAA
- the rplA gene encoding 50S ribosomal protein L1, with the protein MAIGKRLKKAREGIDREKLYPIAEAIKLIKDRATSKFDETIEIAMNLGVDPRHADQMVRGVVTLPNGTGRTLRVGVFARGAKAEEAKAAGADVVGAEDLVETVQGGTIAFDRCIATPDMMPLVGRLGKVLGPRGMMPNPKIGTVTMDVAGAVKGAKGGSVEFRVEKAGIVQAGIGKASFSEEKLVENVKALADAVAKAKPAGAKGTYIQRIAVSSSMGPGVKVEPGTVLG; encoded by the coding sequence ATGGCAATCGGAAAACGTTTGAAGAAAGCCCGCGAAGGCATTGATCGGGAAAAACTTTACCCTATCGCTGAAGCGATCAAACTGATCAAGGACCGCGCCACGTCGAAATTCGACGAGACCATCGAGATCGCGATGAATCTCGGCGTCGATCCGCGTCATGCCGACCAGATGGTGCGCGGCGTTGTCACCCTGCCGAACGGCACCGGCCGCACACTGCGCGTCGGCGTGTTCGCGCGCGGCGCCAAGGCCGAGGAAGCCAAGGCTGCGGGCGCCGACGTCGTCGGCGCGGAAGATCTGGTCGAGACGGTGCAGGGCGGCACGATCGCTTTCGATCGCTGTATCGCCACGCCGGACATGATGCCGCTGGTCGGCCGTTTGGGTAAGGTGCTCGGTCCGCGCGGTATGATGCCGAACCCGAAAATCGGCACGGTGACCATGGATGTCGCCGGTGCCGTGAAGGGCGCCAAGGGCGGGTCGGTCGAATTCCGCGTCGAGAAGGCCGGCATCGTGCAGGCCGGTATCGGCAAGGCCTCGTTCTCGGAAGAGAAACTCGTCGAGAACGTCAAGGCGTTGGCGGACGCGGTGGCGAAGGCGAAGCCCGCCGGCGCGAAGGGCACCTACATCCAGCGCATTGCGGTGTCCTCGAGCATGGGACCGGGCGTCAAGGTCGAGCCGGGAACCGTGCTCGGCTGA
- the rplJ gene encoding 50S ribosomal protein L10: MERAAKKEAVEALNEVFKTTGVAVVAHYSGLTVAQMQKLRMQMKQAGASVKVSKNRLAKIALEGTDVVAIGSLLKGPTVIATSNDPVAAPKVAVEFAKTNESFVILGGSMGKTVLNVDSVKALASLPSLDELRGKLVGLLVAPATKIAQLSTAPAAKLARVVQAYASKSEAA; the protein is encoded by the coding sequence GTGGAACGAGCGGCAAAAAAAGAGGCGGTCGAGGCGCTGAACGAGGTCTTCAAGACCACGGGCGTTGCGGTCGTTGCTCATTATTCCGGCCTCACCGTGGCCCAGATGCAGAAGCTGCGCATGCAGATGAAGCAGGCGGGCGCGTCGGTGAAGGTCTCGAAGAACCGTCTCGCCAAAATTGCTCTTGAAGGCACAGACGTCGTTGCCATCGGCTCCCTGCTGAAGGGGCCGACCGTGATCGCGACTTCCAACGATCCGGTGGCGGCGCCGAAGGTTGCCGTCGAATTCGCCAAGACGAACGAAAGCTTCGTCATTCTCGGCGGCTCGATGGGTAAAACCGTCCTGAACGTCGACAGCGTCAAGGCACTCGCCTCGTTGCCGTCACTCGATGAACTGCGCGGCAAGCTCGTCGGCCTCCTTGTGGCGCCGGCGACCAAGATCGCTCAGCTCTCGACCGCGCCTGCGGCCAAGCTCGCACGCGTCGTTCAGGCCTATGCCTCAAAGAGCGAAGCGGCGTGA
- the rplL gene encoding 50S ribosomal protein L7/L12, with protein MADLQKIVDDLSALTVLEAAELAKLLEEKWGVSAAAAVAVAAAPGAGAAAAAEEQTEFTVVLAAAGDKKIEVIKEVRAITGLGLKEAKDLVEGAPKPVKEGVNKDEAEKLKAQLEKAGAKVELK; from the coding sequence ATGGCTGACTTGCAGAAAATCGTCGACGACCTTTCCGCCCTGACCGTGCTTGAGGCGGCCGAGCTTGCCAAGCTGCTTGAAGAGAAGTGGGGCGTGTCGGCTGCGGCGGCGGTTGCCGTGGCGGCGGCGCCGGGCGCTGGTGCGGCCGCGGCGGCCGAAGAGCAGACCGAGTTCACCGTCGTTCTGGCTGCTGCCGGCGACAAGAAGATCGAGGTTATCAAGGAAGTCCGTGCGATCACGGGCCTCGGCCTCAAGGAAGCCAAGGATCTCGTCGAGGGCGCGCCCAAGCCTGTCAAGGAAGGCGTGAACAAGGACGAGGCCGAGAAGCTCAAGGCTCAGCTCGAGAAGGCTGGCGCCAAGGTTGAGCTCAAGTAA
- the rpoB gene encoding DNA-directed RNA polymerase subunit beta, which translates to MVQQTFTGRKRVRKFFGHIREVAEMPNLIEVQKASYDQFLMVDEPEGGRLDEGLQAVFKSVFPINDFSGTSQLEFVRYEFEAPKYDVDECRQRGMTYAAPLKVTLRLIVFDIDEETAAKSVKDIKEQDVYMGDIPLMTMNGTFVVNGTERVIVSQMHRSPGVFFDHDKGKTHSSGKLLFAARVIPYRGSWLDIEFDAKDIVFARIDRRRKIPVTSLMFALGLDGEEILSTFYKKIIYKRAKSGSNADGWRVPYDPVRFRGYSTLNDLIDADSGKVVLEAGKKLTVRAARQLQEKGLKALRMSDEELVGMYLAEDLVNPKTGEIYAEAGEEITEKSLKALNEHGYKELPLLDIDHVNVGPYIRNTLSADKNLTREDALFDIYRVMRPGEPPTLESAQNMFQSLFFDSERYDLSAVGRVKMNMRLDLDAPDTYRTLRKEDILAVIKTLVDLRDGKGEIDDIDHLGNRRVRSVGELMENQYRVGLLRMERAIKERMSSVDIDTVMPQDLINAKPAAAAVREFFGSSQLSQFMDQTNPLSEITHKRRLSALGPGGLTRERAGFEVRDVHPTHYGRICPIETPEGPNIGLINSLATFARVNKYGFVETPYRKVKDGRVTDEVVYLSAMEEGRYHVAQANLPLDNRGRFTEDLVVCRHAGEVLPVTSDKVDFMDVSPKQLVSVAAALIPFLENDDANRALMGSNMQRQAVPLVRAEAPFVGTGMEGVVARDSGAAIAARRSGIIDQIDATRVVIRATEDLDPTKSGVDIYRLMKYQRSNQSTCINQRPLVKVGDVVKKGDIIADGPSTDLGELALGRNVLVAFMPWNGYNFEDSILLSERIVKEDVFTSIHIEEFEVMARDTKLGPEEITRDIPNVSEEALKNLDEAGIVYIGAEVRAGDILVGKITPKGESPMTPEEKLLRAIFGEKASDVRDTSLRVPPGVQGTIVEVRVFNRHGVDKDERALAIEREEIERLAKDRDDEQAILDRNVYGRLADLLENRQGIAGPKGFKKDTKITRSVIEEYPKSQWWLFASPNDKLMAEIEAMRKQYDESKKGLEQRFLDKVEKLQRGDELPPGVMKMVKVFVAVKRKIQPGDKMAGRHGNKGVVSKIVPIEDMPFLEDGTHADIVLNPLGVPSRMNVGQILETHLGWACAGLGRRIGQAVDAYLASAKQETKPLKETLKKVYGDNETIKSLNDHELVELGRNLSRGVPIATPVFDGAKEADIEQMLELAGMDKSGQSTVYDGRTGDTFDRKVTVGYIYMLKLHHLVDDKIHARSIGPYSLVTQQPLGGKAQFGGQRFGEMEVWALEAYGAAYTLQEMLTVKSDDVAGRTKVYEAIVRGDDTFEAGIPESFNVLVKEMRSLGLNVDLHNSKIGSATPTSEAAE; encoded by the coding sequence ATGGTGCAGCAGACGTTCACCGGTCGCAAGCGGGTTCGCAAGTTTTTCGGGCATATTCGGGAAGTCGCCGAGATGCCGAACCTGATCGAGGTTCAGAAGGCGTCCTACGACCAGTTCCTGATGGTCGACGAACCGGAGGGTGGCCGGCTCGACGAGGGACTGCAGGCGGTTTTCAAGTCGGTGTTTCCGATCAACGACTTCTCGGGCACCTCGCAGCTCGAATTCGTGCGCTACGAGTTCGAGGCGCCGAAGTACGACGTCGACGAGTGCCGCCAGCGCGGCATGACCTATGCCGCCCCGCTGAAGGTGACGCTGCGCCTCATCGTGTTCGATATCGACGAGGAAACCGCCGCGAAGTCGGTGAAGGACATCAAGGAGCAGGACGTCTACATGGGCGACATTCCGCTCATGACCATGAACGGCACCTTCGTCGTCAACGGCACCGAGCGCGTCATCGTCTCGCAGATGCATCGTTCGCCCGGCGTGTTCTTCGATCACGACAAGGGCAAGACCCATTCGTCCGGCAAGCTGCTGTTCGCCGCGCGCGTGATTCCCTATCGCGGCTCATGGCTCGACATCGAGTTCGATGCCAAGGATATCGTGTTCGCGCGCATCGACCGCCGCCGCAAGATTCCGGTGACCTCGCTGATGTTCGCCCTCGGCCTCGACGGCGAGGAGATCCTGAGCACGTTCTACAAGAAGATCATATACAAGCGCGCCAAGTCCGGAAGCAATGCGGACGGCTGGCGCGTACCCTATGACCCGGTCCGCTTCCGCGGCTACTCCACGTTGAATGACCTGATCGATGCCGACTCCGGCAAGGTCGTGCTCGAGGCCGGCAAGAAGCTCACGGTCCGCGCCGCCCGCCAGCTCCAGGAGAAGGGGCTGAAGGCGCTGCGCATGAGCGACGAGGAGCTGGTCGGCATGTATCTCGCCGAGGATCTCGTCAATCCGAAGACCGGCGAAATCTATGCCGAAGCCGGCGAGGAAATCACCGAGAAGTCGCTGAAGGCGCTGAACGAGCACGGCTACAAGGAGCTGCCGCTGCTCGACATCGACCACGTCAATGTCGGCCCCTACATCCGCAACACGCTCTCCGCCGACAAGAACCTGACGCGCGAGGATGCGCTGTTCGACATCTACCGGGTGATGCGCCCGGGCGAGCCGCCGACGCTGGAGTCGGCGCAGAACATGTTCCAGTCGCTGTTCTTCGACAGTGAGCGCTACGACCTGTCCGCGGTCGGCCGCGTCAAGATGAATATGCGCCTCGACCTCGATGCGCCGGACACCTATCGCACGCTGCGCAAGGAAGACATCCTGGCCGTCATCAAGACACTGGTCGACCTGCGCGACGGCAAGGGCGAGATCGACGATATCGACCATCTCGGCAACCGCCGCGTGCGCTCGGTCGGCGAACTGATGGAAAATCAGTACCGCGTCGGCCTCCTGCGCATGGAGCGCGCCATCAAGGAGCGCATGTCCTCGGTCGATATCGACACCGTGATGCCGCAGGACCTGATCAACGCCAAGCCCGCGGCTGCCGCGGTGCGCGAGTTCTTCGGCTCCTCGCAGCTCTCGCAGTTCATGGACCAGACCAATCCGCTGTCGGAGATCACCCACAAGCGCCGCCTCTCGGCGCTCGGTCCGGGCGGTCTGACCCGCGAACGCGCCGGCTTCGAGGTGCGCGACGTGCACCCGACGCACTACGGCCGCATCTGCCCGATCGAGACGCCGGAAGGTCCCAACATCGGCCTCATCAACTCGCTCGCGACCTTCGCGCGCGTCAACAAATACGGCTTCGTCGAGACGCCGTATCGCAAGGTGAAGGACGGCCGCGTCACCGACGAGGTGGTCTATCTCTCGGCGATGGAGGAGGGCCGCTATCACGTCGCGCAGGCCAACCTGCCGCTCGACAACCGCGGCCGTTTCACCGAAGACCTCGTGGTCTGCCGTCATGCCGGCGAAGTGCTGCCGGTGACGTCGGACAAGGTCGACTTCATGGACGTGTCGCCCAAGCAGCTCGTCTCGGTCGCCGCGGCGCTGATCCCGTTCCTCGAGAACGACGACGCCAACCGCGCGCTGATGGGCTCGAACATGCAGCGTCAGGCGGTGCCGCTGGTGCGCGCCGAGGCGCCGTTCGTCGGTACCGGCATGGAAGGCGTGGTCGCCCGCGATTCGGGTGCTGCGATCGCCGCGCGCCGCTCGGGTATCATCGACCAGATCGACGCCACCCGCGTCGTCATCCGCGCCACCGAGGATCTCGACCCGACCAAGTCGGGCGTCGATATCTATCGTCTCATGAAGTACCAGCGCTCGAACCAGTCGACCTGCATCAACCAGCGTCCGCTGGTGAAGGTCGGCGACGTCGTCAAGAAAGGCGATATCATCGCGGACGGTCCGTCGACCGATCTCGGCGAACTCGCGCTCGGCCGCAACGTGCTGGTCGCGTTCATGCCGTGGAACGGTTACAACTTCGAGGATTCGATCCTGCTCTCCGAGCGGATCGTCAAGGAAGACGTCTTCACCTCGATCCATATCGAGGAATTCGAGGTGATGGCCCGCGACACCAAGCTGGGCCCTGAGGAAATCACCCGCGACATTCCGAACGTGTCGGAAGAGGCGCTGAAGAACCTCGACGAAGCCGGCATCGTCTACATCGGTGCCGAGGTGCGCGCGGGCGACATCCTGGTCGGCAAGATCACGCCGAAGGGCGAAAGCCCGATGACGCCGGAAGAGAAGCTGTTGCGCGCCATCTTCGGCGAGAAGGCCTCCGACGTCCGCGACACCAGCTTGCGGGTGCCGCCGGGCGTGCAGGGCACGATCGTCGAGGTCCGTGTCTTCAACCGTCACGGCGTCGACAAGGACGAGCGCGCGCTGGCGATCGAGCGGGAAGAAATCGAGCGCCTCGCCAAGGACCGCGACGACGAGCAGGCGATTCTCGACCGCAACGTGTACGGCCGCCTCGCCGATCTGCTCGAAAACCGTCAGGGCATTGCCGGTCCGAAGGGCTTCAAGAAGGACACCAAGATCACCCGCTCGGTGATCGAGGAATATCCGAAGTCGCAGTGGTGGCTGTTCGCGTCGCCGAACGACAAGCTGATGGCCGAGATCGAGGCCATGCGGAAGCAGTACGACGAGTCGAAGAAGGGTCTCGAACAGCGGTTCCTCGACAAGGTCGAGAAGCTGCAGCGTGGCGACGAATTGCCGCCCGGCGTGATGAAGATGGTCAAGGTCTTCGTCGCGGTGAAGCGCAAGATTCAGCCCGGCGACAAGATGGCCGGCCGCCACGGCAACAAGGGCGTGGTGTCGAAGATCGTTCCGATCGAGGACATGCCGTTCCTCGAGGACGGCACCCACGCCGACATCGTGCTCAATCCCCTCGGCGTGCCCTCGCGCATGAACGTCGGCCAGATTCTCGAAACGCATCTCGGCTGGGCCTGCGCCGGCCTCGGCAGGCGGATCGGGCAGGCCGTCGATGCCTATCTCGCGAGCGCGAAGCAGGAAACCAAGCCGCTCAAGGAGACGCTCAAGAAGGTCTACGGCGACAACGAGACCATCAAGTCGCTCAACGATCATGAACTCGTCGAACTCGGCCGCAATCTCAGTCGCGGCGTGCCGATCGCGACGCCTGTGTTCGACGGCGCCAAGGAAGCCGACATCGAGCAGATGCTCGAGCTGGCGGGCATGGACAAGTCGGGTCAGTCGACCGTCTACGACGGGCGGACCGGCGACACGTTCGATCGCAAGGTCACGGTGGGCTATATCTACATGCTCAAGCTGCACCACCTTGTGGACGACAAGATCCACGCGCGCTCGATCGGACCTTACTCGCTTGTCACCCAGCAGCCGCTGGGCGGCAAGGCGCAGTTCGGCGGCCAGCGTTTCGGCGAAATGGAGGTGTGGGCGCTCGAGGCTTACGGCGCGGCGTACACGCTTCAGGAAATGCTGACCGTGAAGTCGGACGACGTCGCCGGCCGTACCAAGGTCTACGAGGCCATCGTGCGCGGCGACGACACCTTCGAGGCGGGCATTCCGGAGTCGTTCAACGTGCTGGTCAAGGAAATGCGTTCGCTGGGCCTGAATGTCGATCTGCACAATTCCAAGATCGGCAGCGCGACGCCGACGTCCGAGGCGGCCGAATGA